The region TCTGGTTGATGTTGCTCAAGATCTTGTTGTCATCGAAGATGATTGTGGCACGTTCGAAGGTCTGACAATGAAACCATTGATTGAAGGTGGTGATGTTGTTGAGCCGTTACGCGAACGCGTACTAGGTCGTGTTGTTGCGCTAGATGTATTCAAGCCAGGCACTGAAGAAGTGCTTGTGCCTCGTAATACACTGCTTGATGAAGCATGGTGTGACATCATTGAAGAGAATTCTATCGATGAGATGATTGTTCGCTCAGTGATTAGTTGTGATACCGATTTTGGTGTCTGTGCAGCGTGTTATGGTCGTGATTTGGCTCGTGGTCATATCATTAACCAAGGTGAGGCTATCGGCGTTGTTGCTGCTCAGTCTATCGGTGAGCCAGGTACACAGCTTACGATGCGTACCTTCCACATTGGTGGTGCAGCATCTCGAGCTTCAGCTGATAACAATGTTCAAGTTAAAAACTTGGGTTCACTGAAGCTACATAATGCTAAGCATGTGACCAACAGTGAAGGCAAGTTAGTTATTGTCTCTCGTTCATCTGAACTTGCTATTATTGATGAGCTTGGGCGCGAGAAAGAGCGCTACAGAGTTCCGTATGGTACAGTGCTTGAGAAGTTGGAAGATGGTGCCGTTGCACCTGGCGATATCATCGCTAACTGGGATCCGCATACTCATCCTATTGTCTCTGAAGTTGCCGGTATTATTAAGTTTGTTGATATGATTGACGGTGTCACTATGACACGTCAAACAGATGAACTGACAGGTCTGTCTTCTATTGTCGTGATGGAAGTAGGTCAGCGTCCTACTGCGGGTAAAGAGATGCGTCCAGCTATCTGTTTGCTTGGTAGTGATGGTAATGACTTGATGATCCCCGGAACTGAAGTTCCTGCGCAATATTTCTTGCCTGGTAATGCGATTGTTAACCAAGACGATAATGCGTCAATTAACGTCGGTGATGCGCTAGCGCGTATTCCACAAGAGTCATCAAAAACTCGTGATATTACCGGTGGTCTACCTCGCGTAGCCGATTTATTTGAAGCGCGTAAGCCGAAAGAGCCAGCCATTCTTGCTGAGCACTCAGGTACTATCTCGTTCGGTAAAGAGACTAAGGGTAAGCGTCGCTTGGTTATTACCCCAGCTGATGGCGGTGAGCACTATGAAGAGATGATCCCTAAGTGGCGTAACTTGAACGTGTTCGAAGGTGAAAAAGTCGAACGTGGTGAGGTTATTGCTGATGGTGCAGAAGCTGCGCATGATATTCTACGTTTACGTGGGATCCATAAAGTGGCTAACTACATTGTTAATGAAGTCCAAGAAGTCTACCGTCTTCAGGGCGTAAAAATTAACGATAAGCACATTGAAGTCATTATTCGCCAAATGCTACGTAAGTGTGAAATCACTAACGCAGGTGATAGTGATTTCTTAGCTGGAGAGCAGGCTGAAGTTTCTCGTGTTAAAATAGCGAACCGTGAACTTGTTGAACAAGGTAAGCAGCCTGCTACGTTTAGCCGTGAACTACTTGGTATTACTAAGGCATCACTAGCGACTGAGTCATTTATCTCAGCAGCATCGTTCCAGGAGACCACTCGTGTTCTTACTGAAGCCGCTGTTGGTGGTAAGAAAGACAAACTTCGTGGTCTTAAAGAGAACGTGATCGTGGGTCGTTTGATCCCTGCAGGTACGGGGTACTCGTATCATCAGAAGCGTAATCTTGCCGCTCTTGGTAAACCAACAGAAGTTACACCAGTGATTAGTGCGAGTGAAGCAGAGCAGAACCTTGCTGATTTACTTAATCTTGCTGGAAGTGCCGATTAATTTCGGACTTGAAAAGTAAATAAATGGCAAAAAAGGCGCAAAAAGCGCCTTTTTTTACTTTATATTGGTTAAAACTTGTCTATTTCTTGACAGATGAGCATTACCTTTCTAAAATTTCGCGTCCCACACCTGTGGGATATAGATTTTTCACACCTTACTGTTGAGTTTATCAACTGATTCGGAGCAATACATGGCAACTGTAAACCAGTTGGTACGTAAGCCTCGTGCGCCAAAAGTCGACAAGACTAATGTGCCTGCGTTGAATGCGTGTCCACAAAAACGTGGTGTTTGTACTCGTGTATACACAACCACACCAAAAAAACCTAACTCTGCACTACGTAAAGTAGCTCGTGTGCGTCTTACTAACGGTTTCGAAGTGACTTCGTACATCGGCGGTGAAGGCCACAACTTGCAGGAACACAGTGTAATTCTAATCCGTGGTGGTCGTGTTAAAGATCTACCAGGTGTGCGTTATCACACTGTTCGTGGCGCTTTAGATTGTGCTGGCGTAAGTGAACGTCGTCAAGGACGTTCAAAGTACGGTGCTAAGCGTCCTAAGTCTTAACGTTTTCCGTTAAGTAAGGCCAAGCTAGATTATATTGAGATTCCAGTTTTGGGGTCCCTGAAGCATACGGAGAAATTGTTATGCCAAGACGTCGCGTTGTAGGACAACGTAAAATCCTACCAGATCCAAAGTTTAATAGTGAGTTGTTGGCTAAGTTCATCAACGTCATTATGCAGGACGGCAAAAAGTCGACTGCAGAAAAAATTATTTACAAGGCACTAGACACTGCATCTGAAAAGAAAAGTGAAGAACACTTAGTGATCCTTGAAGCAGCCCTGGAAAATGTTCGCCCTTCAGTCGAAGTTAAGTCTCGTCGTGTTGGTGGTTCTACTTACCAGGTACCATGTGAAGTACGCCCAGTTCGTCGTAATGCATTGGGTATGCGTTGGTTAGTTGAAGCTGCTCGTAAGCGTGGTGAAAAATCTATGGCTCTACGTCTAGCCGGTGAATTGCTAGACGCTTCAGATAACAAAGGTACTGCTGTTAAGAAGCGCGAAGATGTGCATCGTAT is a window of Shewanella sp. VB17 DNA encoding:
- the rpsG gene encoding 30S ribosomal protein S7, with the protein product MPRRRVVGQRKILPDPKFNSELLAKFINVIMQDGKKSTAEKIIYKALDTASEKKSEEHLVILEAALENVRPSVEVKSRRVGGSTYQVPCEVRPVRRNALGMRWLVEAARKRGEKSMALRLAGELLDASDNKGTAVKKREDVHRMAEANKAFAHYRW
- the rpsL gene encoding 30S ribosomal protein S12, yielding MATVNQLVRKPRAPKVDKTNVPALNACPQKRGVCTRVYTTTPKKPNSALRKVARVRLTNGFEVTSYIGGEGHNLQEHSVILIRGGRVKDLPGVRYHTVRGALDCAGVSERRQGRSKYGAKRPKS